In a genomic window of Roseiflexus castenholzii DSM 13941:
- a CDS encoding DnaJ family domain-containing protein, translating to MTDPLPEDSNTAHPLREASSQVIGGTLFERLIEQARAANQPQRGAPNQNDFETLVDRLIEQARADGAFDNLPGAGKPLRYDDDALTPEDMRAGFRLLKNAGFAPLWIEARRDIDAERARISAWLQNANRRWSRLPPAIRARLRAEYREMLTNLQRQIASYNLIAPTAAGQIEGLRIEDEVRKLGEQA from the coding sequence ATGACCGACCCACTGCCGGAAGACTCCAATACAGCCCATCCATTGCGTGAAGCGTCGAGCCAGGTGATTGGCGGAACGCTATTCGAGCGACTGATCGAGCAGGCGCGCGCTGCCAACCAGCCGCAGCGCGGCGCGCCAAACCAGAACGATTTTGAGACGCTGGTCGACCGTCTGATCGAGCAGGCGCGCGCGGATGGCGCATTCGATAACCTTCCCGGCGCCGGCAAACCGCTCCGCTACGATGATGATGCCCTCACTCCCGAAGATATGCGCGCCGGGTTTCGTTTGTTGAAGAACGCTGGCTTTGCGCCGCTCTGGATCGAAGCGCGCCGCGACATCGACGCCGAGCGTGCACGCATCTCCGCATGGCTCCAGAACGCCAACCGCCGCTGGTCACGCCTCCCGCCTGCTATTCGTGCCCGTTTGCGCGCTGAGTATCGGGAGATGCTCACGAACCTGCAACGCCAGATTGCCTCGTATAATCTTATTGCTCCAACGGCGGCGGGGCAGATCGAAGGTCTGCGCATCGAGGACGAAGTGCGCAAGCTAGGGGAGCAGGCATGA